Proteins from a genomic interval of Pirellulales bacterium:
- a CDS encoding galactokinase family protein, with product MKDFPTTVRGLQRDEQLFSLDSSIFIARSPGRLDLMGGNDDYTGGMVFEATIREATWAAVQGRRDGRIVLVNPQLAEQGWQHTVEFALDDLTDESRVRELVNRDPTIRWTAYVLGLFYWLRWRAPKRVRQGATVYIESDVPLNKGVSSSAAIEVAVMKAAASAYGIPLEGVALAEACQWAENVIAESACGIMDQIAVVLGDEGCVLPLVCQPCVPQPLVRLPADLTCWAIDSGVSHAVTGIEYEAARAAAYMGYKLICDWEEIAVRPDDASPIPRFTDDRFAGYLANLSPSLFRERFESRLPDRMSGAEYLRVAHEHVDPFTKARPEIDYAVRACTRYAVEENERVRMFAELARGADATDARSAAILMGELMYQSHYGYTETGLGNEATDLLVRLAREQGHARGIFGAKVTGGGAGGTVAVLGLADSEPAFECLVKHYAEARGARPYVFRGSSPGADRFGVIELAPSAS from the coding sequence ATGAAAGACTTTCCCACCACGGTGCGCGGACTGCAGCGAGACGAGCAACTCTTCTCGCTCGATTCCTCGATTTTTATTGCCCGCAGTCCTGGGCGGCTCGACTTGATGGGGGGCAACGACGACTATACCGGCGGCATGGTTTTCGAAGCGACCATCCGCGAGGCCACCTGGGCCGCCGTACAAGGGCGCCGCGACGGCCGCATTGTTCTTGTTAATCCCCAGCTTGCCGAACAGGGTTGGCAACACACCGTCGAATTCGCGCTCGACGACCTGACGGACGAATCACGTGTCCGCGAGCTGGTGAATCGCGATCCTACGATTCGTTGGACGGCCTATGTGCTGGGGCTCTTCTATTGGCTTCGCTGGCGGGCGCCCAAGCGCGTGCGGCAGGGAGCCACCGTGTACATCGAGTCCGATGTGCCCTTGAACAAGGGGGTCAGCTCGTCGGCCGCGATCGAAGTTGCCGTGATGAAGGCCGCGGCCAGCGCATACGGCATACCGCTCGAAGGAGTCGCATTGGCCGAGGCCTGCCAGTGGGCCGAAAACGTCATCGCCGAAAGCGCCTGCGGCATCATGGATCAAATCGCGGTCGTGCTTGGCGACGAAGGATGCGTGCTGCCACTGGTATGTCAGCCCTGTGTGCCACAACCGCTGGTGCGGCTGCCAGCGGATCTGACCTGCTGGGCCATCGACTCCGGCGTGTCGCACGCCGTGACGGGCATTGAATACGAAGCGGCCCGGGCGGCTGCCTACATGGGTTATAAACTGATCTGTGACTGGGAAGAGATCGCCGTGCGTCCCGATGACGCGTCGCCGATTCCGCGATTCACCGATGACCGCTTTGCTGGATATCTCGCCAATCTTTCGCCGTCGCTCTTTCGCGAGCGATTCGAATCTAGGTTGCCCGACCGGATGAGCGGCGCCGAATATCTGCGTGTCGCTCATGAGCACGTCGATCCCTTTACGAAGGCGCGACCAGAAATTGACTACGCCGTGCGGGCCTGTACGCGTTACGCCGTCGAAGAGAATGAACGCGTGCGCATGTTTGCCGAGTTGGCCCGCGGCGCCGATGCGACGGACGCGCGCTCGGCGGCGATCCTGATGGGCGAGTTGATGTATCAATCGCACTATGGCTATACCGAGACCGGTCTCGGAAACGAGGCGACCGACCTGCTGGTCCGGCTGGCGCGCGAGCAAGGTCACGCGCGAGGCATCTTCGGCGCGAAAGTTACCGGCGGTGGCGCCGGAGGAACGGTGGCCGTTTTGGGCTTAGCGGACAGCGAGCCGGCCTTCGAATGCCTCGTGAAGCACTATGCCGAGGCGCGCGGCGCGCGACCCTACGTGTTCCGCGGCAGCTCGCCCGGCGCCGATCGCTTTGGCGTGATCGAGCTTGCCCCAAGTGCTTCGTAG